A stretch of the Candidatus Poribacteria bacterium genome encodes the following:
- a CDS encoding Rieske (2Fe-2S) protein, protein MATQETQWTKLADLSEVPTGEAKAVRIGEGRSIALFNVDDKIYATDNQCPHMGYPLTRGRIRHNILTCDWHERSFDLEGGGCFNVECDDLQTFPAEVRDGEIWVQLGDLTYKRKAEHLSLLWEGLLSGDRWTMSKAIALLLKGGVPEGEIVELILRHLGRHIASSHGSEAGWDVARLMNGLSVGRRYKDADRLIAMTTAACAASGGAAERLEVVPLPEPVAWENIEPWIRSFSRDGHSGRIERCLFTAYTLGDADKILSLLLECTVEPHFIGFPDNLISLGYLSEEKAFELVFNLGAKLVGRRRGEPQRFRRDAIGIMRDKLNELDAGDNTPTDYDEDSFVSALTSVDIQKSFDGVAAALKDGVPIDQLVSTVVILAADR, encoded by the coding sequence ATGGCAACCCAAGAAACACAATGGACAAAACTGGCCGATTTGAGCGAGGTGCCCACCGGGGAAGCAAAGGCAGTGCGGATAGGTGAAGGACGGAGCATTGCACTGTTCAATGTGGACGACAAGATCTACGCAACCGACAACCAATGCCCCCATATGGGCTATCCGCTGACACGCGGACGCATTCGACACAACATCCTTACGTGCGATTGGCACGAGCGAAGCTTCGACCTTGAAGGGGGCGGCTGTTTCAACGTCGAGTGCGATGATCTACAAACCTTTCCCGCCGAAGTACGGGACGGTGAGATCTGGGTACAACTCGGCGATTTAACCTACAAACGAAAGGCTGAACATCTCAGCCTACTGTGGGAAGGACTTCTGAGTGGAGACCGTTGGACAATGTCAAAGGCGATCGCCCTACTTCTCAAAGGGGGCGTACCGGAGGGCGAGATTGTCGAGTTGATCCTACGGCACCTTGGGCGGCACATCGCTAGTTCACACGGCTCGGAAGCAGGTTGGGATGTCGCTAGGTTGATGAACGGTCTTTCGGTCGGACGACGCTACAAAGACGCCGACCGGCTTATTGCCATGACGACCGCCGCGTGTGCCGCTTCTGGGGGCGCAGCGGAACGTCTTGAGGTCGTCCCGCTGCCGGAGCCGGTGGCTTGGGAGAATATCGAGCCATGGATCCGTAGTTTTTCACGCGACGGGCACTCCGGGCGTATCGAGCGATGTCTATTCACCGCTTACACACTCGGCGATGCGGATAAAATCCTATCCCTCCTCCTTGAATGTACCGTTGAGCCACACTTTATCGGCTTCCCGGATAACCTAATTTCACTCGGTTACCTTTCCGAGGAGAAAGCCTTTGAACTGGTCTTCAATCTTGGTGCGAAGCTAGTCGGTCGCCGGCGTGGCGAGCCGCAGCGGTTTCGTCGTGACGCCATCGGCATCATGAGAGACAAACTCAACGAACTGGATGCGGGAGATAATACACCAACAGACTACGACGAAGATTCCTTTGTAAGC
- a CDS encoding phytanoyl-CoA dioxygenase family protein, producing MPNPSKNSSPISEAQIEQYHRDGYLLVSGLIPGDIAAKAEAAMWRCAGIDPDNPPSSWDDVQGGICLYNSADLVDCFTPQCLAAAAQLTREDPSTFSKLHRHPKTYCAPDFVAAQEAKEDVSKFFRWDCAYTINIYPTSDEWESPTITSGGHLDHSLEEHYHKTFPPVFRVGALIYLNDIDPHGGGTYVWPGSHHELARVVRKNPARYEYRNRLNGDLPDLDLGDPVGMTLRRGDVLFLHHLCIHSGSKNVSNQPRFALNMKW from the coding sequence ATGCCAAACCCAAGTAAAAACAGTTCCCCCATTTCAGAAGCACAAATTGAGCAATATCACCGCGACGGCTATCTGCTCGTTTCCGGGTTGATTCCTGGAGACATCGCTGCAAAGGCGGAAGCTGCAATGTGGCGTTGTGCGGGAATCGATCCCGATAACCCGCCCTCCTCATGGGATGATGTCCAAGGAGGAATCTGTCTGTACAATAGCGCGGATCTCGTGGACTGCTTCACCCCGCAATGCCTCGCCGCAGCAGCGCAGTTGACGAGGGAAGATCCATCCACATTTAGCAAGCTACACCGACACCCGAAGACCTATTGCGCCCCCGACTTCGTAGCAGCCCAAGAGGCAAAGGAAGACGTCTCCAAGTTCTTCCGATGGGATTGCGCCTACACCATCAACATCTATCCGACCTCAGATGAGTGGGAATCCCCAACAATCACGTCGGGAGGGCACCTAGACCACTCCCTTGAGGAACACTATCACAAAACCTTCCCGCCCGTCTTCCGAGTCGGTGCGCTGATTTATCTGAACGATATTGACCCGCACGGCGGCGGCACGTATGTTTGGCCCGGATCGCATCATGAACTAGCGCGCGTAGTGCGAAAAAATCCAGCCCGTTACGAATACCGCAACAGGCTGAATGGGGATCTGCCCGATCTCGATCTCGGCGACCCGGTTGGCATGACCCTTCGGCGCGGCGATGTGCTATTCCTGCACCATCTGTGCATCCATTCAGGAAGTAAGAATGTGAGCAACCAGCCCCGATTTGCGCTGAATATGAAATGGTAG
- the sat gene encoding sulfate adenylyltransferase: protein MIKPHGSDTLNPLYVADDAERAALTKEAENLPAILISSGAAASAVMLGSGYFNPLTGYMNIAEARSVAQDMTLPNGQFWPVPVMNIVKSEQVTDAVKNAERIALLDPNVDGQPPIAVMEVSEIEEISDDLRTYLIEQTFRTTDPAHPGVEAFTEMGDQVISGAIQVLNYSYFRSDFPETFRTASEIRADIEKRGWDTVVAFQTRNPMHRAHEELCKIAQDEIGADGILIHMLLGKLKPGDIPADVRDASIRKMVELYFPENTVSITGYGFDMLYAGPREAVLHAVFRQNCGCTHFIVGRDHAGVGDYYGPFDAQTVFDEIPEGALEIEIFRGDHTVWCNQCDGIVMMRDCPHGPEDYLFLSGTKVRDMLAAGEMLPPEFSRPEVAEILMKFYQEEG, encoded by the coding sequence ATGATTAAACCACACGGTTCTGATACTTTGAATCCGCTTTACGTTGCCGACGATGCCGAGCGTGCAGCGTTGACTAAAGAAGCTGAGAACTTACCCGCTATCCTAATTTCTTCGGGGGCTGCTGCATCGGCGGTGATGCTCGGTTCAGGTTACTTTAATCCCCTCACCGGCTATATGAATATCGCTGAAGCTAGAAGTGTTGCTCAAGACATGACGTTGCCGAACGGTCAATTCTGGCCCGTTCCGGTGATGAATATCGTTAAATCGGAGCAGGTAACTGATGCGGTCAAAAACGCTGAACGGATCGCCCTGCTTGATCCAAATGTAGACGGTCAACCGCCCATCGCTGTCATGGAGGTTTCAGAGATTGAAGAGATCTCCGATGATCTGAGAACATACCTGATCGAGCAGACCTTTCGGACGACGGATCCGGCACACCCCGGGGTAGAAGCCTTTACTGAGATGGGGGATCAGGTGATTTCTGGCGCTATCCAGGTTCTTAACTATTCGTATTTCAGATCTGATTTTCCTGAGACCTTCCGCACTGCCTCTGAGATCCGAGCGGACATTGAGAAGCGGGGTTGGGATACGGTTGTTGCGTTTCAGACACGGAATCCGATGCATCGCGCACATGAGGAGTTATGCAAAATTGCACAAGACGAAATTGGTGCTGACGGAATTCTGATTCACATGTTGCTTGGTAAATTGAAGCCGGGCGATATTCCTGCCGATGTCCGCGACGCTTCCATCCGCAAGATGGTCGAGTTGTATTTCCCTGAAAATACCGTTTCAATTACCGGTTACGGATTTGATATGCTCTACGCAGGACCGCGTGAGGCTGTGTTACACGCTGTGTTCAGACAGAATTGTGGCTGCACACACTTTATTGTTGGTCGAGATCACGCGGGGGTTGGAGATTACTATGGGCCATTTGATGCACAGACAGTTTTTGATGAGATCCCTGAAGGTGCACTCGAAATCGAAATCTTTCGGGGTGATCATACGGTTTGGTGCAACCAGTGTGATGGGATTGTGATGATGCGTGACTGCCCGCATGGACCGGAAGATTATCTATTCCTGTCGGGAACTAAGGTCAGGGATATGTTGGCAGCGGGTGAGATGTTGCCGCCGGAGTTTTCGCGTCCAGAAGTTGCAGAAATCCTGATGAAGTTTTACCAAGAGGAAGGATAA